A genomic region of Brienomyrus brachyistius isolate T26 chromosome 6, BBRACH_0.4, whole genome shotgun sequence contains the following coding sequences:
- the umodl1 gene encoding uromodulin-like 1, translating into MSWILKTWFAASFFGLSLEHDNFFQGYELSSSGYHLCSENLTETTSKVIPYQISYSVRMPCGGWLPWKMCQRTLYKMGYRTIHFTSTKSTFKCCDGYEQVNNYCALPFSRTVEFTAKPGHCPATQTGIWGPRCEWDTDCPGWQKCCEANGYFYCASPVASERRWCLNVSVVVRMSFYDMHSLDKAILNHTRLLHSVITGALGLPAVSVHHVHSCLEGPSSTASRLLVCSSLALSLSESATRLQPLPSQIEEISAVEVQDTDECAEAALNCCSPDAICINTEGTYRCTCQPGFIDMNVSNAGVHCRASQRPTNRTRSKLARLNSNEVIVASTQRTQDNLTGNHMLLPNASDPWMTQTTGPPELWAIHSPSSQSTALTMKTGTLLLQGTPANLQSSNSTPNSSSDTASFRNSPPGVTPQHAAPATGCPAAITNVMLVNVTGSSFYVTWAVNSTASHTFRVEVLEMSVLVSMTQTGYPAWGVTGLEPGVLYSVWITPLACGAQGVPVRQHVRTAAQTMSATARLSNLVFKETFLNLSSQDYISFCHSFKREILSSLSPDIQALVNSSVVRIHIWGLAQGSVIVNFGIVFSPDNSLNITDVSHSILISLQSSSPYNLEFDITDFDECSQMADDCSAFATCQNTLGSYTCVCNKEYRDTNPDWPGRTCAAIAVTTPPSPPATTASTVHADFVPTGNSPKTTLPSLEYHTPGLSLAEAIGVKCRANKISVTILKEFLQARNITESSLYLGTPSCGVSRGNASHVELTATLGMCNMEFLNNNTHNIAQIKLFNNLNTAPARKTVLAMPVMCIFSNSMLISTGYSPIGYNMIKNVVEGTGTFYVRFQLFNGSSPLSQNYTLSPNDEVIIEIGVNSTLPQIKIIINNCWATPNSDPLDSKKYTFLENSCPVSKMSTAVLANGNSSTSRLAIRIFSAVDESVIYLHCQIQICIETEATTCKTDCLTRSGRYNKMAGTGRASCGPIFKAPAVSGSTNVTGFHDVGYIILGVGLFLLCLLVVLASVFYYRNRIGRYTFSFRPKQEKVTYHIFDT; encoded by the exons ATGAGCTGGATCCTTAAAACCTGGTTTGCTGCTTCCTTCTTTGGGCTTAGTTTAGAACACGACAATTTTTTTCAAG gaTATGAGTTATCTTCATCTGGTTACCACTTATGTTCTGAAAATCTGACCGAAACCACCAGCAAGGTGATACCCTATCAGATATCCTATTCCGTCCGCATGCCATGTGGAGGTTGGCTGCCCTGGAAGATGTGTCAGAGAACACTCTATAAAATGGGTTATCGCACTATACACTTCACATCGACAAAAAGTACTTTCAAATGCTGTGATGGGTATGAACAGGTTAACAACTACTGCGCACTGC CTTTCAGTCGGACTGTGGAGTTCACTGCCAAACCCGGGCACTGCCCTGCGACGCAGACAGGAATTTGGGGCCCTCGGTGTGAATGGGACACAGATTGCCCAGGATGGCAAAAATGCTGTGAGGCTAACGGCTACTTTTACTGTGCCAGCCCTGTGGCTAGTG AACGAAGATGGTGCCTTAATGTCTCCGTTGTTGTGAGGATGAGTTTCTATGACATGCATTCTTTGGACAAAGCAATCCTGAACCACACCAGACTGTTGCACTCTGTG ATAACAGGGGCTCTCGGCCTACCTGCTGTTTCCGTGCACCATGTTCATTCCTGCTTGGAGGGCCCCTCCAGCACAGCCTCCAGGCTGTTGGTGTGCTCCTCCCTGGCCCTCTCCCTGTCCGAGAGTGCCACACGACTGCAGCCTCTCCCCAGCCAGATTGAGGAGATCTCCGCAGTGGAGGTACAAG ATACGGATGAATGCGCCGAAGCGGCGCTCAATTGCTGCTCGCCGGACGCAATCTGCATCAACACCGAGGGCACTTACCGCTGCACCTGTCAGCCGGGGTTCATCGATATGAACGTCAGTAATGCAGGTGTACACTGTCGGG CTTCCCAGCGGCCCACGAACAGAACACGCAGTAAACTGGCAAGATTAAACAGCAATGAAGTCATCGTGGCCTCGACACAACGCACGCAGGATAACCTAACCGGGAACCATATGCTGCTACCCAATGCGTCTGACCCTTGGATGACACAAACTACAGGCCCTCCAGAACTCTGGGCAATACATTCGCCGAGTTCTCAGAGCACGGCATTGACCATGAAAACCGGCACCTTGTTGCTTCAGGGCACCCCCGCCAACCTTCAGTCCTCAAACTCTACCCCCAATTCCAGTTCAGACACTGCCTCCTTCAGGAACTCCCCCCCTGGAGTCACGCCGCAGCATGCAGCACCGGCTACAGGCT GTCCGGCGGCCATCACCAACGTGATGCTGGTCAACGTCACTGGCTCTTCCTTCTACGTGACCTGGGCTGTGAACTCCACGGCCAGTCACACTTTCCGAGTGGAGGTGCTGGAGATGTCGGTTCTGGTGAGCATGACGCAGACCGGTTACCCCGCTTGGGGAGTGACTGGCCTGGAGCCTGGGGTACTGTACAGTGTCTGGATCACTCCTTTGGCCTGCGGTGCTCAGGGTGTCCCGGTGAGACAGCATGTCAGGACAG CTGCGCAAACCATGTCAGCCACGGCCCGCTTGAGCAACCTGGTGTTCAAGGAGACGTTCCTGAATCTGAGCAGCCAGGACTACATCAGTTTCTGCCACTCCTTTAAGAGAGAG ATTCTGTCATCTCTGTCCCCGGATATCCAAGCCCTGGTGAATTCAAGCGTCGTCAGGATTCACATCTGGGGCCTAGCCCAGGGCAGTGTGATTGTGAACTTCGGGATCGTCTTCTCTCCGGATAACTCTCTGAACATCACGGATGTGTCCCATTCTATTCTGATATCCCTGCAGAGCAGTAGCCCGTACAACTTGGAGTTTGATATCACAG ATTTTGATGAATGCTCCCAGATGGCAGATGACTGCTCAGCGTTTGCGACCTGTCAGAATACATTGGGCTCCTACACCTGTGTATGCAATAAGGAGTACAGGGACACTAATCCTGATTGGCCAGGCCGTACCTGCGCAG CCATTGCTGTGACCACGCCTCCATCACCGCCAGCGACCACAGCATCCACTGTCCATGCCGACTTCGTACCCACAGGAAATTCTCCCAAAACCACATTACCGTCACTGGAGTATCACACACCTGGGCTATCACTTGCGGAGGCCATCGGTGTCAAGTGCAGGGCCAACAAAATATCCGTCACCATCTTGAAAGAGTTTCTCCAGGCCAGGAATATCACAGAGTCTTCTTTGTACTTAGGAaccccaagctgtggggtcTCGAGGGGGAATGCAAGCCATGTTGAACTGACAGCTACACTGGGCATGTGTAACATGGAGTTCCTGAAT AACAACACTCACAACATAGCACAAATAAAGTTATTCAATAATTTGAATACTGCTCCGGCTCGGAAAACGGTCCTTGCCATGCCAGTCATGTGTATTTTCAGCAACAGCATGCTTATTTCAACTGGATACAGCCCTATTGG GTACAATATGATTAAGAACGTGGTTGAGGGCACTGGGACCTTTTATGTGAGATTTCAGCTCTTCAATGGCAGCAGCCCACTTTCTCAGAATTACACACTGTCCCCCAATGATGAAGTCATCATTGAGATAGGAGTAAACTCTACGCTGCCCCAAATCAAGATCATCATTAATAATTGCTGGGCTACCCCAAACAGTGATCCCTTGGACTCCAAAAAATACACATTCCTGGAAAACAG TTGTCCAGTCTCAAAAATGTCCACAGCGGTCCTCGCAAATGGGAATTCCAGCACATCGCGACTTGCCATCCGTATTTTTTCCGCTGTGGACGAGAGTGTCATCTATTTGCACTGTCAGATTCAGATCTGCATTGAGACTGAAGCAACCACCTGCAaaact GATTGCCTGACACGCTCTGGAAGGTATAATAAGATGGCTGGAACAGGCAGAGCTTCATGTGGGCCCATCTTTAAGGCTCCAGCTG TTTCAGGCAGCACAAACGTGACTGGTTTTCATGACGTGGGCTACATCATCCTGGGGGTTGGGCTGTTTCTGCTGTGTCTTCTTGTGGTGCTGGCATCCGTCTTCTACTACAGGAATCGCATTGGACGTTACACTTTCAGTTTCAGGCCCAAGCAAGAGAAAGTTACCTACCATATTTTTGACACATAA